In Flavobacterium cerinum, one genomic interval encodes:
- a CDS encoding HAD family hydrolase encodes MSLKVIAFDADDTLWVNEPYFEETEKKFCGLMEDYLSHQGLSQELFKIEIQNLPAYGYGIKGYILSMIEAALKISNNTINVAIIERIIELGKELLEKPIELLDGVEETLEALKGHYRLVVATKGDLKDQHRKLHDSGLGHYFHHIEVMSDKQPVDYQKLVTRLDLKPEEFFMIGNSLKSDVLPVLDMGGHAVHVPFHTTWAHERIDHKVEHPNFRTIEKLTDILPLLLK; translated from the coding sequence ATGTCATTAAAAGTTATAGCCTTTGATGCTGATGATACCCTTTGGGTAAATGAGCCTTATTTTGAAGAAACAGAAAAGAAATTTTGCGGTCTGATGGAAGATTACCTTTCTCATCAGGGATTGTCGCAGGAATTATTCAAAATTGAAATACAAAATTTACCGGCATATGGTTACGGTATCAAAGGCTATATCCTTTCGATGATCGAAGCTGCTTTAAAGATTTCAAACAACACGATTAACGTTGCAATCATTGAGCGTATAATCGAATTGGGTAAAGAATTACTGGAAAAACCGATCGAATTACTGGACGGTGTCGAAGAGACACTTGAAGCCCTAAAAGGACATTATCGATTGGTTGTTGCTACAAAAGGCGACCTGAAAGATCAGCATCGGAAATTACATGATTCCGGATTGGGTCATTATTTCCACCATATTGAAGTGATGTCCGACAAACAACCGGTGGATTATCAAAAACTGGTTACCCGACTGGATTTAAAACCGGAAGAATTCTTTATGATTGGTAATTCTTTAAAATCGGACGTTTTACCGGTATTGGATATGGGCGGACATGCGGTCCATGTTCCGTTTCATACGACATGGGCTCACGAACGAATCGATCATAAAGTCGAGCATCCTAATTTCAGGACTATCGAAAAATTAACCGACATTTTACCTTTATTATTAAAGTGA
- a CDS encoding chloramphenicol acetyltransferase, with the protein MKKNLDLTTWNRKEHFEFFKNFEEPFFGLVATVDCTKAYNNAKLAGVPFFIYYLHKTLVAVNNIESFRYRINGDDVVIYDRIDASSTILRDDHSFGFSFIEFNPDIQTFTTIAQTEIERVRNTSGLFTREFNMDNLIHFSSIPWVNFTSLSHARSFTFPDSCPKISFGKMTLTDEKREMPVSVHIHHGLADGYHVGLFFEELQKQLDN; encoded by the coding sequence GTGAAAAAAAATTTAGACCTGACGACCTGGAACAGAAAAGAGCATTTTGAGTTTTTTAAAAACTTCGAAGAGCCTTTTTTCGGCCTTGTCGCAACTGTTGATTGCACTAAAGCCTACAATAATGCAAAACTGGCCGGTGTTCCGTTTTTTATTTATTATTTACACAAAACACTGGTTGCCGTTAATAACATTGAATCATTTCGTTACCGAATCAACGGAGATGACGTTGTAATTTACGATCGCATTGATGCCTCGTCTACTATATTGAGAGACGATCATTCATTTGGTTTTTCATTTATTGAATTTAATCCGGACATCCAAACCTTCACGACTATCGCTCAAACCGAAATCGAGCGGGTTCGTAATACATCCGGACTTTTTACAAGGGAATTCAATATGGATAACCTTATTCATTTTTCTTCTATTCCATGGGTAAACTTTACCTCATTATCACATGCCAGAAGTTTTACATTTCCGGATAGCTGTCCGAAAATATCATTCGGAAAAATGACGCTTACCGATGAAAAAAGAGAAATGCCGGTCTCAGTACATATACATCACGGTTTAGCGGACGGTTATCATGTAGGCTTGTTTTTTGAGGAATTACAAAAACAACTGGACAACTAA
- a CDS encoding NUDIX hydrolase → MRKIAAFIILKCNDELLLLKRFKEPFKGYYVPVGGKLDPNETPLDAAIRETFEETGIRPEHFTYLGTLFEVSPVEYNWLTFVYLAEIPYQPAPECNEGILEWIHKDNLKNKLTPETDLHIYEKAFRLQPFAYSARYDADLNLLELKDELNP, encoded by the coding sequence ATGAGAAAAATAGCTGCTTTTATCATTTTAAAATGCAATGATGAATTGTTATTGCTAAAACGTTTTAAAGAGCCTTTTAAAGGCTATTACGTACCTGTTGGCGGCAAATTGGATCCTAACGAGACTCCATTGGATGCTGCAATACGCGAAACATTCGAAGAAACCGGTATTCGGCCTGAACATTTTACTTATCTGGGAACTCTTTTTGAAGTTTCTCCGGTAGAATACAACTGGCTTACTTTTGTTTATCTCGCAGAAATCCCATACCAACCGGCACCGGAATGTAACGAAGGTATTTTGGAATGGATACATAAAGACAATCTGAAAAACAAACTGACGCCCGAAACGGATTTGCATATTTACGAAAAAGCCTTTCGTTTACAACCTTTCGCTTATAGCGCCCGATATGATGCTGATTTAAATTTACTGGAACTAAAAGACGAATTAAATCCGTAA
- a CDS encoding histone deacetylase family protein yields the protein MFPIAYHPIYKHPLPEGHRFPMIKYELLPQQLVYEGIVEDGAFFEPDLPDMQPILAVHHKDYVNDLVALTLDPRAVRKIGFPLTPELVERELRLVQGSITGAEKALQTGIAFNIAGGTHHAYADRGEAFCLLNDQAVAAQHLLNQKLAKKILIVDLDVHQGNGTAAIFEHNNSVFTFSMHGQSNYPFKKENSDLDIALPDNTSDDTYLSILNETLPQLIDSQCPDFIFYLSGVDILATDKLGKLACSLDACKKRDEIVFTHCHSSGIPVQCSMGGGYSPDIRTIIEAHTNTYRMASYIYG from the coding sequence ATGTTTCCAATAGCTTACCATCCTATTTACAAACATCCGCTTCCGGAGGGTCATCGCTTTCCGATGATCAAATATGAATTACTACCGCAACAACTGGTTTATGAAGGTATTGTAGAAGACGGTGCTTTTTTCGAACCGGATTTACCGGATATGCAACCGATACTCGCTGTTCATCACAAAGACTATGTAAATGATTTGGTTGCGCTCACGCTTGATCCGAGAGCAGTTCGTAAAATCGGTTTTCCGTTAACACCTGAATTGGTTGAAAGAGAATTGCGACTGGTACAAGGTTCTATCACCGGAGCTGAAAAAGCATTACAAACCGGTATTGCTTTTAATATTGCCGGCGGAACGCATCATGCTTATGCCGACCGGGGTGAGGCTTTTTGCCTCTTAAATGATCAAGCTGTTGCAGCTCAACACCTTTTGAATCAAAAATTAGCTAAAAAAATACTTATTGTCGATTTAGACGTGCATCAGGGAAACGGAACTGCTGCTATTTTTGAACACAACAATTCCGTTTTTACCTTTTCAATGCACGGTCAGTCGAATTATCCTTTTAAAAAAGAAAACTCCGACCTTGATATTGCTTTACCAGACAATACATCCGATGACACTTATTTGTCAATCTTAAATGAGACATTACCGCAATTGATCGACAGTCAATGTCCGGATTTTATTTTTTATCTCAGCGGGGTCGATATACTGGCTACCGACAAACTTGGAAAATTAGCCTGTTCTTTGGATGCCTGTAAAAAAAGAGACGAGATCGTTTTCACCCATTGTCACTCATCCGGAATCCCGGTACAATGTAGTATGGGCGGTGGTTATTCTCCTGATATTCGTACAATTATTGAAGCGCACACCAATACGTATCGGATGGCTTCTTATATCTACGGATAA
- a CDS encoding single-stranded DNA-binding protein: protein MNTLRNRVQLIGKVGNDPEVKTLGEGKKLVKLSIATNEIYYNDKGEKVTDTQWHLVTAWGKIAEIIEKFVEKGKEIALEGKLIHRVWEDKEGNKRYSTEVVANEILMF from the coding sequence ATGAACACATTAAGAAATCGAGTACAGTTAATCGGAAAAGTAGGAAATGATCCGGAAGTAAAAACATTGGGAGAAGGTAAAAAACTGGTTAAACTTTCGATCGCGACCAATGAGATTTATTATAATGACAAAGGTGAAAAAGTCACCGATACGCAATGGCATTTGGTGACTGCCTGGGGAAAAATAGCCGAGATTATTGAAAAGTTCGTCGAAAAAGGAAAAGAGATTGCCCTGGAAGGAAAACTGATCCATCGTGTCTGGGAAGACAAAGAGGGAAATAAACGTTATTCCACGGAAGTGGTTGCGAATGAGATTCTAATGTTTTGA
- a CDS encoding T9SS type A sorting domain-containing protein, with protein sequence MKIKLLLTTFLIGACSIQAQELNQSSWLWSAKAENGMILEQLPLGFIDQNNNHFVVGNFRGETTTIQGTTLQNTSAPPVNNAIVGDTYIAKFDSNGALLNVLHFSGSKYEQITSIAYDGNNHYFISGSFSGDIHIGNNTFESTTANASKVFLAKVTLDGNVVWAKEYPLYMGAVYLKYKNNNLYMAANYAYDQFPFDGLTLPVAGYNPTIPDMDKNMVAKLDPVNGNQIWTSSSRYTGVYTSVSSDRIGAQMRSMTVDNSGNVYVTGDFFSRSVTFGNVTLNRTSNTNGNVFYVKYDNTGAVVWAKTATIGASSDAKMFDVEVDSENSVYLVGAVYNSTINFGGGTTLSFPGNYGAFMVKYNAAGNLVWAKKGGIATDQAPSTSLGSSWFKRLYIDAQDNIFVGGSFYRILNMSPDFTYDLGPNFYSFLAKYNKSGAVQACEIYQSAANGIGPMEVLNSDPNNFTILGTTSADLQLNNLTIETNQKQLVYIAKTGDSALGLAEFGTANFAAYPNPANDRLFIKNKEQLSDNALFTVYDLNGRQIFRLKGADIGEKGIEVSKLAAGIYVLGVEDAQKQIKEYQKFVKNN encoded by the coding sequence ATGAAAATAAAACTACTTTTAACCACTTTTTTAATAGGAGCCTGCAGTATTCAGGCTCAGGAATTGAATCAGAGTTCATGGCTTTGGAGTGCTAAAGCAGAAAATGGGATGATATTGGAACAATTGCCATTAGGATTTATTGATCAAAATAACAATCATTTTGTTGTAGGTAATTTCAGAGGAGAAACTACAACGATTCAAGGTACAACTTTACAAAATACCAGTGCGCCTCCGGTAAATAATGCGATAGTAGGAGATACTTATATTGCGAAATTTGATTCAAACGGGGCACTTTTGAATGTACTACATTTTAGCGGTAGTAAATATGAGCAAATCACATCGATAGCCTACGATGGGAATAACCATTATTTTATTAGCGGAAGTTTTAGTGGAGATATCCATATCGGGAACAATACTTTTGAAAGTACAACTGCAAATGCGTCAAAGGTATTTCTTGCTAAGGTAACATTAGATGGGAATGTGGTTTGGGCTAAGGAGTATCCATTGTATATGGGGGCGGTTTATCTTAAATACAAAAACAACAACCTGTATATGGCTGCCAATTATGCATATGATCAATTTCCTTTTGACGGTTTAACGTTACCGGTGGCAGGTTATAATCCGACTATTCCGGATATGGATAAAAATATGGTGGCAAAGCTTGATCCTGTTAACGGTAACCAGATTTGGACTTCATCTTCCCGTTATACAGGTGTTTATACATCGGTGTCATCAGACAGAATCGGAGCGCAGATGCGTTCGATGACAGTGGATAATAGCGGTAATGTATATGTAACAGGTGATTTCTTTTCGCGATCAGTAACTTTTGGGAATGTTACATTGAACCGTACATCCAATACAAACGGGAATGTTTTTTATGTGAAATATGATAATACCGGAGCTGTAGTTTGGGCAAAAACAGCAACCATAGGGGCAAGTTCGGATGCTAAGATGTTTGATGTTGAGGTGGATTCGGAAAACAGTGTATATTTGGTAGGAGCGGTATATAATTCGACGATTAATTTCGGAGGAGGTACAACATTATCGTTTCCGGGAAATTATGGCGCTTTTATGGTGAAATATAATGCTGCCGGAAATTTGGTTTGGGCCAAAAAAGGGGGGATTGCAACCGATCAGGCGCCGTCAACCAGTTTAGGATCTTCCTGGTTTAAAAGATTGTATATTGACGCTCAGGATAATATTTTCGTAGGGGGAAGTTTCTACAGAATTTTAAATATGTCGCCGGATTTTACGTATGATTTAGGTCCTAATTTTTATTCTTTTTTGGCCAAGTATAACAAATCGGGAGCTGTACAGGCATGTGAAATTTATCAGAGTGCAGCAAATGGTATCGGACCAATGGAAGTGTTAAACTCTGATCCGAATAATTTTACGATTTTGGGAACAACTTCAGCGGATTTACAATTGAATAACCTGACGATTGAAACCAATCAAAAACAGTTGGTTTATATCGCTAAAACCGGTGATTCAGCGTTAGGTTTGGCTGAATTCGGAACGGCCAATTTTGCAGCTTATCCGAACCCTGCAAATGACAGATTGTTTATTAAAAATAAAGAACAGCTATCGGATAATGCTCTTTTTACAGTATATGACCTGAACGGCAGACAAATTTTCCGATTAAAAGGAGCTGATATTGGTGAGAAAGGAATTGAAGTGTCAAAATTAGCAGCAGGAATTTATGTGTTGGGTGTTGAAGATGCTCAAAAACAGATAAAAGAATATCAGAAGTTCGTTAAGAATAATTAG
- a CDS encoding bifunctional GNAT family N-acetyltransferase/carbon-nitrogen hydrolase family protein has translation MPQAINKVELRNLQIEDYKELKTSMVEAYSELEEAYWQEEQIERLLELFPEGQLVILVDGKVVGSALSLIVDNRKASATHTYEKITGNYTFSTHDPFGDVLYGIDVFIHPDYRGLRLGRRLYDARKEICEKLNLQSIIFAGRIPRYAEYSKELTPKQYIEKVRAKEIHDPVLSFQLSNDFHVIKVMKNYLEGDVSSQEYAVLLEWNNIYYEKDQKLINTNKSVIRLGLIQWQMRPLNNLEALFEQAEFFIDAVSGYTSDFAMFPELFIAPLMADYNHLSEADAIRELARYTDPIRKKFQEFAISYNINIITGSMPLLENGNLYNVGFLCKRDGTSEMYSKIHITPNEVFYWGMKGGSQIKTFDTDCGKIGIMICYDVEFPELSRLMADEGMNILFVPFLTDTQNGYTRVRNCAQARAIENECYVAIAGCVGNLPKVNNMDIQFAQAAVFTPSDFAFPTNGIKAEATPNTEMTLIVDVDVDLLKELHEHGSVRIMKDRRKDLYQIRKLKS, from the coding sequence ATGCCACAAGCTATCAATAAAGTAGAATTACGAAATTTACAAATCGAAGACTATAAAGAATTGAAAACCTCCATGGTCGAGGCCTATAGTGAACTGGAAGAGGCATATTGGCAGGAAGAACAAATCGAAAGGCTGTTGGAATTATTTCCCGAAGGCCAGCTGGTTATTCTGGTCGACGGCAAAGTCGTAGGATCGGCACTTTCGCTGATTGTAGACAACCGTAAAGCCAGCGCTACACATACCTACGAAAAAATTACCGGTAATTATACCTTTTCCACTCATGATCCTTTTGGCGATGTATTATACGGTATTGATGTTTTTATTCATCCGGATTATCGCGGGCTTCGTCTTGGCAGACGTTTATATGATGCCCGAAAAGAAATCTGCGAAAAGCTTAACTTACAGTCCATTATTTTTGCCGGTCGGATTCCGAGATACGCCGAATATTCAAAAGAACTGACACCAAAACAATATATTGAAAAGGTCCGCGCTAAGGAAATACATGATCCCGTACTTTCTTTTCAGCTTAGTAATGATTTCCACGTAATCAAAGTGATGAAAAACTACCTTGAAGGTGATGTCAGTTCACAAGAATATGCCGTACTATTAGAATGGAACAATATATATTACGAAAAAGATCAAAAATTGATCAACACTAATAAAAGTGTAATCCGACTCGGATTGATTCAATGGCAGATGCGTCCGCTGAATAACCTGGAAGCTTTGTTTGAACAAGCGGAATTTTTTATTGATGCCGTTTCCGGTTACACCAGTGATTTTGCCATGTTTCCGGAATTATTTATCGCTCCGTTAATGGCCGATTACAATCACTTATCAGAAGCTGATGCTATTCGGGAACTTGCTCGTTATACCGATCCGATCCGGAAAAAATTTCAGGAATTTGCCATTTCCTATAACATCAACATCATTACCGGAAGTATGCCGTTACTGGAAAACGGAAACCTCTATAATGTCGGATTTCTATGTAAAAGGGACGGAACTTCGGAAATGTATTCCAAAATTCATATTACACCGAACGAAGTATTCTATTGGGGAATGAAAGGCGGTTCGCAGATTAAAACTTTTGATACCGATTGCGGCAAAATCGGGATTATGATTTGTTATGATGTTGAATTCCCGGAATTGTCGCGTCTAATGGCGGACGAAGGCATGAATATTCTTTTTGTTCCTTTCCTGACGGATACGCAAAACGGTTATACCCGGGTTCGCAATTGCGCTCAGGCCCGTGCGATCGAAAATGAATGTTATGTCGCCATCGCCGGCTGTGTCGGCAACTTACCTAAAGTAAACAATATGGACATCCAATTTGCTCAGGCAGCTGTTTTTACGCCTTCGGATTTTGCATTTCCTACGAACGGAATCAAGGCTGAAGCAACTCCAAATACCGAAATGACCTTAATTGTAGATGTCGATGTCGACTTACTGAAAGAACTTCACGAACATGGCAGCGTACGTATCATGAAAGACAGACGAAAAGATTTATACCAAATTAGAAAACTAAAATCATGA
- a CDS encoding YfiT family bacillithiol transferase: protein MELEQLKYPIGKFIVPTEIDNNHIREWKTTLKKLPQDLEKQLQNLTTKELNWIYRPEGWSIKQVVHHLADSHTNSFIRFKLTLTENVPAIRPYEEQLWAATPDGKNDDISASLQIINGIHNRWSYLLDNLSEADMNLLYFHPQHQRLYSLKEAIGIYDWHSRHHLAHIQQALNHKGLF from the coding sequence ATGGAACTTGAACAATTAAAATATCCGATCGGAAAATTTATAGTACCAACGGAAATCGACAACAACCATATCCGGGAATGGAAAACGACTCTTAAAAAATTACCGCAGGATCTGGAAAAACAGTTACAAAATCTAACGACTAAAGAGTTAAACTGGATTTACCGTCCGGAAGGCTGGTCGATCAAACAGGTTGTCCATCATCTGGCCGATAGTCACACCAATAGCTTTATTCGTTTTAAACTGACGCTTACCGAAAATGTTCCCGCGATTCGTCCTTATGAAGAGCAATTGTGGGCGGCAACACCTGATGGAAAGAATGATGACATTAGCGCTTCTCTTCAAATTATTAACGGCATACATAACCGTTGGAGTTATCTTTTGGATAATTTGTCTGAAGCCGATATGAACTTATTGTATTTTCATCCGCAACATCAACGGCTTTATTCGCTTAAAGAAGCAATCGGAATCTACGACTGGCATTCCCGACATCATCTGGCTCATATCCAACAGGCATTGAATCATAAAGGTCTCTTTTAA
- a CDS encoding SDR family oxidoreductase codes for MKPSIAILGCGWLGLPLAKSLIQLGYSINGSTTSAAKLSLLQESNIVPFLIHCTEKQVEGDWETFLSGKDILIIDIPPKLRGEHRENFVAKIQTLISCIVKTTITNVIFISSTSVYPDTDSEITEETFLQPDAENGRQLLEAETLLKDNTNFKTTIIRFGGLIGKDRNPVKYLAGKENIENPDSPINFIHQDDCIGIISAVIEKEIWNETFNAVTPFHPTRENYYTQKAIEYGLPIPKFNHQNPSSQKIIRSDKLQRILEYKFQISEL; via the coding sequence ATGAAACCTTCAATCGCAATATTAGGCTGTGGCTGGCTCGGACTTCCACTGGCCAAATCATTAATCCAACTTGGTTATTCAATAAACGGGTCCACAACTTCCGCAGCAAAATTAAGTCTGCTACAGGAAAGTAACATCGTTCCGTTTCTTATTCATTGTACTGAAAAGCAAGTTGAAGGCGATTGGGAAACGTTTCTTTCCGGAAAGGACATCCTGATTATCGATATTCCGCCCAAACTACGAGGGGAACATCGTGAAAATTTTGTTGCTAAAATACAGACTTTGATTTCCTGTATCGTCAAAACCACTATCACTAACGTTATTTTTATCAGCTCTACTTCGGTTTATCCGGACACCGATTCGGAAATAACAGAAGAAACTTTTTTACAACCGGATGCAGAAAACGGCAGACAACTTCTGGAAGCTGAAACCCTTTTAAAGGATAATACGAATTTCAAAACGACTATAATACGATTTGGCGGTTTAATCGGAAAAGACAGAAATCCGGTAAAATATCTTGCCGGAAAAGAAAACATTGAAAACCCGGATAGTCCGATCAATTTTATTCATCAAGACGACTGCATTGGCATTATAAGCGCCGTTATTGAGAAAGAAATATGGAACGAAACTTTTAATGCGGTTACCCCGTTTCATCCGACCCGTGAAAATTATTATACCCAAAAAGCGATTGAATACGGACTGCCAATCCCAAAATTCAATCATCAAAACCCGTCATCGCAAAAAATCATCCGTTCTGACAAATTACAACGTATTTTAGAATATAAATTTCAGATTTCCGAACTTTGA
- a CDS encoding winged helix DNA-binding domain-containing protein, whose amino-acid sequence MNFYDIAILRLSNQWLEKSPAATIPEIVSHMGAIQAQDFAMSKWALGIRKPEATESSVEAAIDSGSIIRTHILRPTWHIIPASDIYWMLDLSAKRIKGSSNGRLKELELTPEVLSRCYALLEKTLLGNNHQTRDELVSLFEQHNIANYDNRVSHILVQAEQDGLICSGKIKQGKTTYALLPEWVPQKKSFSKEEALEKLARTYFFSHGPATLPDFQWWSGLSLSEVRKALELVKPDLLSEVIGTETYWFFNNNSVPIIKESLHLLPAFDEFIISYKDRSATLTLDHHKKAITKNGIFHPVILHNGIAVGIWKRLIKKQTVMVDIYPFSTFTESLKEPLENKIRQFGVFLNKETTIQYHS is encoded by the coding sequence ATGAACTTTTATGATATTGCTATCTTACGGTTGTCTAATCAATGGTTAGAGAAAAGTCCGGCCGCTACAATTCCGGAAATTGTATCCCATATGGGAGCGATACAAGCACAGGATTTTGCAATGTCTAAATGGGCTTTAGGCATTCGAAAACCAGAAGCTACAGAAAGCTCCGTTGAAGCAGCCATTGATTCCGGTTCCATTATCCGCACTCACATATTACGTCCGACCTGGCATATCATACCCGCTTCCGATATTTACTGGATGCTGGATTTATCTGCTAAAAGGATTAAAGGTAGTTCCAATGGCCGTTTAAAAGAACTGGAATTAACTCCGGAAGTACTTTCCCGTTGTTATGCTTTATTAGAAAAAACACTTCTCGGAAATAATCATCAAACGCGAGATGAACTCGTATCGTTGTTTGAACAGCATAACATTGCCAACTATGACAATCGGGTTTCTCATATTTTAGTTCAGGCGGAACAAGACGGTCTTATTTGTAGCGGCAAAATCAAACAGGGAAAAACCACTTATGCTTTACTCCCGGAATGGGTTCCGCAAAAAAAGAGCTTTTCAAAAGAAGAAGCACTGGAGAAACTAGCCCGGACTTATTTTTTCAGTCATGGTCCGGCAACTTTACCGGATTTTCAGTGGTGGTCCGGTTTATCATTATCAGAAGTCAGAAAAGCACTCGAACTGGTTAAACCGGATTTACTATCAGAAGTTATCGGGACTGAAACCTATTGGTTTTTTAACAACAATAGTGTTCCGATAATTAAAGAAAGTCTTCATTTATTACCTGCTTTTGATGAATTTATCATCAGCTATAAAGATCGAAGTGCTACCCTTACATTGGATCATCATAAAAAAGCCATTACGAAAAACGGCATTTTTCATCCGGTTATACTCCATAACGGAATTGCCGTAGGAATATGGAAACGTTTGATTAAAAAACAAACCGTTATGGTCGACATTTATCCTTTTAGCACCTTTACCGAATCCTTAAAAGAACCTTTAGAAAACAAAATACGTCAATTCGGCGTTTTTTTAAATAAAGAAACTACTATTCAATATCACTCATGA
- a CDS encoding VOC family protein → MKQNIAHITLLVNDYDETIAFYTQQLQFSILENIHGEDGRRWVTLAPKGNPGSALALIKAETPAQKERVGNQTGGGVSFFLNTDNIERDLNHFRQQQVTITREIVDEPWGKVAIFADLYGNLWDLIESA, encoded by the coding sequence ATGAAACAAAACATAGCACATATTACGCTTTTGGTAAACGATTATGATGAAACCATTGCTTTTTATACCCAACAACTTCAATTTTCGATATTGGAAAACATTCATGGCGAAGACGGAAGACGATGGGTCACACTTGCTCCGAAAGGCAATCCTGGTAGCGCCTTAGCTTTGATAAAAGCGGAAACTCCGGCACAAAAAGAGAGAGTCGGAAATCAAACCGGAGGCGGTGTTTCCTTTTTTCTGAACACCGATAATATCGAACGCGATCTGAATCATTTCAGACAACAGCAGGTAACGATTACAAGAGAAATTGTAGATGAACCCTGGGGAAAAGTAGCCATTTTCGCCGATCTGTACGGCAATCTTTGGGACTTAATCGAATCCGCATGA
- a CDS encoding DUF6157 family protein → MKTTNYYNTFIAVAEDCPVTQAEVPSLHGAAKSAVNLQFETIIENPYQYTSDDILFLVHALKNHIPKSDHERELFFSKSQACLRCSPLSKRYGWGTHHNSDGKVALYAIASEDYQKLVNDPSLTQVKAMRSKRK, encoded by the coding sequence ATGAAAACAACAAACTATTACAACACGTTTATAGCCGTTGCCGAGGATTGCCCGGTAACACAAGCGGAAGTTCCATCTTTACACGGTGCGGCAAAATCGGCTGTAAATCTGCAATTCGAAACCATCATCGAAAATCCGTATCAGTACACTTCCGATGATATACTATTCCTTGTTCATGCACTCAAAAATCACATCCCAAAATCGGATCACGAAAGGGAACTCTTTTTTTCAAAGAGTCAGGCTTGTTTGCGTTGCTCTCCGCTTTCAAAACGCTATGGTTGGGGTACACATCATAATTCCGATGGTAAAGTCGCTCTTTATGCCATCGCATCGGAAGACTATCAAAAACTAGTAAATGATCCGTCGCTAACACAGGTAAAAGCAATGCGATCCAAACGGAAATAA